The Collibacillus ludicampi region CTCGCCCTCACGAGACCTTCTGGACTTGTACCCAGTGTTTCATGAGCGAGAGGGGCACAGTGCAACCCCGTCCGTACAGCGATGTTATAATGCTGATCCAAGATAAAACCTAACTCTGTAGAATCAAACCCTTCAACAACAAAAGATACGATGGGAGACCTATCGACGTTCGGGGGTGGACCAAAGATTCGAACATCCGGTATCGCTTGCAGTTCTTGCAGTAAAAGAGCAGTTAATTCTTGCTCATGTTTGCGAATCCGATCAATTCCCTCTTTCTCCAGAAAGGTAAGACCTGCACCTAATCCTGCAATACCAACGGTATTCCGAGTCCCCGCTTCAAAACGATCCGGACGGATTGAAGGCATGTCAATCAATTCGGAATGTCCACCGGAACCACCGTGCAACAGTGGAATGAGATCGATATCCGGGTGAATATATAAACCTCCCGTTCCTTGGGGGCCGTAAAGACTCTTATGTCCTGTGAACGCAAGCATGTCGATCCCCATCGATTCCACGTCAATAGGAAATAATCCTGCCGTTTGCGCTACATCCACAAGCAGCCGTATCCCTCGCGCACGTGTGAGTTTGCCGATCTCTTCAATTGGAAGGATCGAACCTGTAAGATTCGAACCGTGTGTGATCACAACTAAACGTGTATTCTCTGTTAATGCGTCTTCAATCTTCTCGGCTGAGAGGATCCCATATGAGTCAGCTTGTACATATGTGATCTTAACCCCTTGTTTACGCATATATTCAAGAGGACGGCGTACCGAATTATGTTCCAAGCTCGAGGTGACGACATGATCTCCGGGTCGCAAAAATCCCTTGATGGCCAGATTCAGTGACTCCGTTGCGTTTTGTGTAAAAACAATATCAGAGGGATTCGTAACTCCAAACAGCTTTGCAAGCTTATTTCTTGTATCAGAAACGATTCGTGACGCTTTCAGTGAAAGTTGGTGACTTCCTCTGCCAGGATTGGCGGAAGAAGATTCCAAGCATTCCATCATGGCATGAACGACTTCAGGAGGTTTCGGCCAAGTAGTTGCCGCATTATCCAAATAGATCATCTTTCATCCCTCTCCCTCGACAGCAGAAAACGGAGAGCCCTGTATCCTCTCCGCCCATCCTCTGATCTTCATTTCCTATCCAGTTTATTCGAACATACTTAGGATTCTTTCGAGGTCATCATAAGAAAAATATTCGATCTCGATTTTCCCTTTCTTCTTGCCCTGCTGAATCCGTACCGCGGTTCCGAGTTTTTCACGAAACCGTTCTTCATATTGACTGATGACTTTCGATTTAGTGACTGTTGTTTTTTTTGTTTCACGTGGAACAGTGGAATTGAGACGGGAAACAAACGCTTCGACTGTTCTTACATTTAAATCTTCTTCAATGATTTTTTTGGCTAAAAGAATCATCTGCTCCTTGTCTGTCAACCCAAGCAAAGCTCTTGCATGCCCCATTGATAATGTTCCACGTGAAACATAATCGCGAATTTCTTTCGGCAAGTTAAGTAGACGAAGAAAATTGGCTACATGTGAACGACTTTGTCCCACTTTCTTCGCGAGTTCTTCTTGAGTGAGATTGAATTGATCCAACAGTTTTTGATAAGCATCCGCAATTTCAATGGGATTCAAGTCTTCACGTTGTAAGTTCTCAATCAAAGCGATCTCCATCATCTGCAGGTCGGAAAACTCTTTGATCACAACAGGAACCTGTTCAAGACCCACTTTTTTTGCTGCCCGCCAACGTCGTTCACCAGCCACAATTTCATAGCCGCGTACGCTTTTTCTCACAATAAGCGGTTGTATGATCCCGTGCTCACGAATCGAATCGGCCAACTCATCCAGCTTTTCATCATCAAAAGTCATTCGCGGTTGATAAGGGTTGGCACGCAATTGACTGATCGAGACAGTTGTTACAGGATCTTCTTTCGAGACTTCAGGCAACAACGCACCGAGTCCTTTTCCCAATGACTGACGTTTCGTACTCATGATCCGCACACTTCCTTTGCCAGATCCATGTAACTTTCCGCCCCTCTCGACCGAGGATCATACTGAATAATCGACAGTCCGTGGCTGGGTGCTTCGCTTAAACGAACATTTCGAGGAATAATCGTCTGATAGACTTTTTCCCTGAAGTATTTTTTAACGTCTTCAATGACTTGGAGACCCAGGTTCGTACGCGCATCAAGCATGGTAAGTAATACTCCCTCGATTTCCAAGGAAGTATTTAGATGTTTCTGTACAAGGCGAATCGTATTCAGAAGTTGACTCAATCCTTCAAGTGCATAATATTCACATTGGATTGGTATCAACACGGAATCGGATGCTGTTAATGCGTTCACCGTGAGCAATCCCAATGAGGGAGGACAATCAATAATTATATAATCGAACTGGTCTCTGATCGATTGTAACGCATTGCGAAGACGCACTTCTCGTGAAATCGACGATACGAGCTCAATCTCGGCGCCCGCTAACTGAATGGTAGCGGGTATGATCTTCAAGTTTTCAACTTCCGTTGGTAGGATCACTTCTGCTGCAGCCAGATCGTTAATGAGTATGTCATAAATACACGCTTGCACGTCCGCCTTATCAATGCCGATTCCGCTTGTGGTATTCCCTTGCGGATCTATGTCAATGAGAAGCACTTGTTTTCCCAATGTAGCGAGACAGGCTCCGAGGTTGACAGACGTGGTCGTTTTACCCACCCCGCCTTTCTGATTGGCTACAGCGACAATTCTCGCCATGTACTCACCTCGTTTTTGAAAATATATGTACACTGGTTATTCGTTCAAATGATTCTGTGTCTATCATTTTACAGGAAAGGTAGTTGAATTGGAATAATAGAAGAAATGCTTGACCATGGATAAAGTAATTTCTCCCATTTCAAGACAATCATTTTTCTACAAACTGATTATTTGACATTTTGCAAGATGCTGTATATTACCTAGAAAAAGTGTAGTTTGGAGGAAGTTTCTTTCGTTCGCTCTTCTTGGAAGTCGTCTCAGAGGATATGCTTGGCGTTCATGCTCCGTGGAGATCGCTATCTCACGGAAAACATTACGCCATCAAAGACACTTTTCTTCCACTGATGACGTTGATTTCAGCATGTGAAGCACTCTTGAAAACTAGTGCTTGGTTGGATATATCACTTTGCGCTTGGGTTCGATGAAGGTCGTTCCGCCCGCATTATAAACAGATGTTGCGGAACGACCTTCAACTCACCTCTGCGCTGCAAAGTGATAACATCCAACCAAAAGTCACTATGTCTCATGTGGCGGGCTTAAATCTCACTTCCAACACAAGAAACTTTTCATCCTCTATTGATGCCGTTTTGCAGCATGGAGATCTCTCTTGAAAAATGTGTAGTTTGGCAGACATATGCTTTGCGTTCATGCTCCGTGGAGGTCGTGTCAGCGGGTATATGCATTGCGCTTATGCTCCGTGAAGGTCGTCTCGCATGGAATCATAATCAAATGTTGCGAGACGACCTTCAAAGTCGCTATTACGCGCAATGCATATACCCTTTTACATCCGAAAGGAAGCGAGACGATCTCCAGAGTCGCTGTCTCCCGCAATGCATTACGCCAACCTAAAGATGTTTTTCATTTCTGATGGCGCCGCTTGCATCATGAGGAGGTATCTTGAAAAACTAGTGATTGGGTAAGAGGAATTATTTGCAAATTTCCAGTGTATATGTATAATATTATCAAAATATGCAAAATACTCTCCCAAACGCACTCTCATGCGAATCATCACGTACACCAAGTGCCGTTTTTGTCCTCTGATGAATGTGGATGAAAAACTCATGGAACGAATTTGGAATGGTAGACAGAGAAAATACGTGTGAGGGCAGTTTGTTTCAACTATCCGCTTTTTTGTTTTATAGGAGGGAACCATCTGGGAAAGATTCAAACGTTTATGCGTTCATACCATCCGATCGTACATTCCCTGATTATTGGTACAGTGTTGGCCAGGGCTGCCGCTTCCATGAGCCTCCCGTTTCTCGCCATCTATCTTTTGCATACATTGGGCATCACGCCTTCGTTAATTGGGCTGACCATAGGAGTGGGAGCACTGGCAAGCACCATTGGCGGATTTGTGGGTGGGGCGTTGTCCGACCGCATCGGCCGAAAAAAAGTCATGATGAGCGCGCTTTATACATGGGGAATCGTTTTTATTGGTTTTGCTCTGGCTTCTCATTTATGGATGTTCATCCTGTTAAGTTTCTTGAATGGGTTATGCCGCTCGTTTTTTGAGCCTGTTTCACAAGCGTTGATGGCCGATCTCACGAAACCGGAAAAAAGGCTGCACGTCTTCTCTCTGCGATACATGGCTATCAATATCGGTGTAACCTTAGGACCGCTCATCGGTGCGTATTTTGGACTCGTAGCCGGTTCGCTCCCCTTTATCGTAACAGGTATCGTATATTTTCTGTATGCTTTTTCCTTACAGCTTTTATTCAATCACTTTGGAATTCGAAAGATAGAAGGAAAATTGAAAAGGGGAGTGACCTTTCGGGAAGCATGGAATGTTATTAAAGAAGATGTATCGCTACGTTACTATATCTTGGGTGGCATACTGGGGTGGTTCAGCTATTCTCAAATGACGGTCACCTTATCCCAATATGTAGAAGGGAATTTTTCTGATGGGCTGCACCTGTTTGCCTGGTTGATGAGTATAAACGCTCTTACGGTGATTCTCTTGCAAATCCCTTTAAGTAAATGGGGCGAACATCGATCACCCCTATTCAACATTATCATTGGAAGTTGTTTCTATGCAATGGGTAATATCGGGTTTGCACTGTCAAGAAGTTGGACTCTGATCATCCTATCCATGATTATTTTTACTCTCGGTGAACTTCTCACCTTTCCTTCCGGAGATGCCTTCATCGATCAACTGGCTAAGGAAGGTATGCGGGGAACCTATTTTGGCGCGAAAACTTTCACCAATTTCGGTCAGTTTATCGGTCCATGGATCGGCGGTTTGCTCTTAACTGCTTATGGAGGGACCGCTTTGTTTCTTACGGTGGCTATGATTTCCCTTGCTTCGATCTACTTCTATTGGCATGGTGCGCGAATATGTGCATTGCAAAATAGGATATCCCTTCCTTTAGCGCAAAGCCGAAAAGTATGACATGTCCCACATACCAAAATGATTAATCCCTTTCACCGCATAAAAGACGGTGAAAGGGTTTTGTATTGTCGTCAATACCCCCATATTCCGCATGATCACGTCGAAAATGCCCGGTCTTTTTCATGAACCGGTTTTTGTTGCGCAAACTTCGTTTCATCAAAATCTTTCTCCATCTTCGATACAACCACAGTGGCAACTCCGTTCCCAATCAAGTTGATAAGCGCGCGCGCTTCTGACATGAAGCGGTCGACCCCTAAGAGCAATGCGAGACCTTCCACAGGCACAAAGTGGGTCGCAGACAGAGTGGCTGCCAATGTGACAAAACCACCTCCAGTCACTGCTGCTGCACCTTTCGATGTTAACATCAGGACGGCCATGATTGTTAATTGCTGCATGAGATCCAAATGAACGTTATAAACCTGTGCGATAAAGATGACAGCCATCGATAAGTAAATGGAGGTGCCATCCAAGTTGAAGGAATATCCTGTCGGAAGAACCATACCGACTACCGGCTTCGAGCACCCGTACTGTTCCAGCTTATCCATCATGCGTGGAAGAACCGATTCGGATGAAGAGGTTCCTACAACGATAAAAATTTCTTCTTTTAAATATTTAATCAAATTCCAGAGACTGAACCGATACATTTTTGCAATCGATCCAAGCACGACCATCACGAATAGGATCATGGCCGCATAGACACAAATCATCAATTTCCCCAATGGAATCAGAGCGGTGATACCGAATTTGCCGATCGTGTATGAGATGGCGGCAAATGCCCCCAAAGGAGAGAGTTTCATCACAATGTTCACGATATTAAAAAATACCTCTAAACACTTCTCAAAGAACTGGACGACCGATTTTCCTCTTTCACCAAGCAATGATAATGCAACACCAAACAAACAGGAGAACAGCAAGACCTGGAGCAAGTCTCCTTTCGCAAATGCATCGAATGCATTGCTTGGAACGATATGAAGGAAGAACTGTACCCAGTCTGTCTCCGCAGCCGCCTTCGTGTACTGACTGATATCCCCCTTTTTAAGATCCGCCAGATGTAACCCGGAGCCCGGTTGAAGCAAGTTCACTACGAGTAATCCGATCGCAAGGGCAATAGTGGTCACAATCTCAAAGTAAAGAATCGCTTTGGCACCTACACGTCCCACTTTTTTCATATCTCCCATATTCGCGATTCCTATCACAATCGTCAGAAACACGATGGGGGCGATCACCATCTTAATCAGATTGATAAATAAATCTCCGAGTGGCTTCATTTGCGCTCCGGTTTTCGGAAAAAAGAAACCAAGAGCAATTCCCAGAACCAATCCGATCAGCACCTGAGCCGTAAGTGAGAATTTGAACTTTCCTTTCACGATAGATCCCCTCCGGAAATCGCTTACATTCAAATGAATGTGTAGTCAAAAGATTTTGTCAGAAAAATGATTCTTGCACGTCAATTAAATCACGTTTAATCCATCGCAGGAAGAATTAGAACATATCGTTTATTTTGTTCATTTTGTTCTTTTGAACGGAACGTAAGATTGTGAGAAGATTACATATGGGGAATCGGAGGTTGAATGGGTTGAAGAACAAGATCTTATCGGTTATCAGCATATTTGCACTAACATTTCTGACGGCTTGTACTCCGAAAGCGATCGATTATGAGCAAGTCAGTGAAAAGGAGAAAATCGTCATTCGCTTCTCTCATGTGGTCGGCGAAGATACCCCGAAAGGACAAGCCGCCCGGTTATTTGCGAAATTATTAAAAGAGCGCACAAACGGTAAAGTGGAGGTTCAAGTATTTTCCAACGGATCACTTTACAAAGATACGGAAGAACTGAACGCTCTTGCTGAGGGGCATGTCCAAATGGTTGCACCTGCAATTTCGAAACTGACGGATCTCATCCCGGAGTTGGGCGTTTTCGATTTACCCTACCTGTATCCGGATTTGAATGGTTATCATCAAGTATTAGACGGAACAGCGGGAAAATCGATCGCTGAAAGGCTAAAGAAAAATCATATGATACTTCTTGGTATTTGGGACAATGGTTTAAAACAATTTACCAACAATGTTAAACCCATACGCGCCCCAGAAGATCTGGCCGGTCTCACCATGCGCATCATGCCTAGTACTGTCCTTGATCATCAATTCAAAATGCTGCAAGTTAGACCCGTCCCCATCAATTTCAATGACGTCTATCTCGCTCTCGAAGAAGGAAAAATCAACGGCCAGGAAAATACGATCTCCAATATATACACCAAACGGTTTTATCAAGTGCAACGATATATGACTTTAAGCAATCATGGTTATCTGGGCTATCTCGTGATTATGAACGAGAGCTTCTGGAACCGATTGCCTTCCGATATTCAAAAGGATATTACCGATACGATGAGAGATGTAACGAAATGGGAAAGGGACGAGGCTGTCAA contains the following coding sequences:
- a CDS encoding aminotransferase class V-fold PLP-dependent enzyme; the protein is MIYLDNAATTWPKPPEVVHAMMECLESSSANPGRGSHQLSLKASRIVSDTRNKLAKLFGVTNPSDIVFTQNATESLNLAIKGFLRPGDHVVTSSLEHNSVRRPLEYMRKQGVKITYVQADSYGILSAEKIEDALTENTRLVVITHGSNLTGSILPIEEIGKLTRARGIRLLVDVAQTAGLFPIDVESMGIDMLAFTGHKSLYGPQGTGGLYIHPDIDLIPLLHGGSGGHSELIDMPSIRPDRFEAGTRNTVGIAGLGAGLTFLEKEGIDRIRKHEQELTALLLQELQAIPDVRIFGPPPNVDRSPIVSFVVEGFDSTELGFILDQHYNIAVRTGLHCAPLAHETLGTSPEGLVRASIGFFNTKHEILEFAAAIREILQ
- a CDS encoding ParB/RepB/Spo0J family partition protein, with the protein product MSTKRQSLGKGLGALLPEVSKEDPVTTVSISQLRANPYQPRMTFDDEKLDELADSIREHGIIQPLIVRKSVRGYEIVAGERRWRAAKKVGLEQVPVVIKEFSDLQMMEIALIENLQREDLNPIEIADAYQKLLDQFNLTQEELAKKVGQSRSHVANFLRLLNLPKEIRDYVSRGTLSMGHARALLGLTDKEQMILLAKKIIEEDLNVRTVEAFVSRLNSTVPRETKKTTVTKSKVISQYEERFREKLGTAVRIQQGKKKGKIEIEYFSYDDLERILSMFE
- a CDS encoding ParA family protein, which codes for MARIVAVANQKGGVGKTTTSVNLGACLATLGKQVLLIDIDPQGNTTSGIGIDKADVQACIYDILINDLAAAEVILPTEVENLKIIPATIQLAGAEIELVSSISREVRLRNALQSIRDQFDYIIIDCPPSLGLLTVNALTASDSVLIPIQCEYYALEGLSQLLNTIRLVQKHLNTSLEIEGVLLTMLDARTNLGLQVIEDVKKYFREKVYQTIIPRNVRLSEAPSHGLSIIQYDPRSRGAESYMDLAKEVCGS
- a CDS encoding MDR family MFS transporter, which translates into the protein MRSYHPIVHSLIIGTVLARAAASMSLPFLAIYLLHTLGITPSLIGLTIGVGALASTIGGFVGGALSDRIGRKKVMMSALYTWGIVFIGFALASHLWMFILLSFLNGLCRSFFEPVSQALMADLTKPEKRLHVFSLRYMAINIGVTLGPLIGAYFGLVAGSLPFIVTGIVYFLYAFSLQLLFNHFGIRKIEGKLKRGVTFREAWNVIKEDVSLRYYILGGILGWFSYSQMTVTLSQYVEGNFSDGLHLFAWLMSINALTVILLQIPLSKWGEHRSPLFNIIIGSCFYAMGNIGFALSRSWTLIILSMIIFTLGELLTFPSGDAFIDQLAKEGMRGTYFGAKTFTNFGQFIGPWIGGLLLTAYGGTALFLTVAMISLASIYFYWHGARICALQNRISLPLAQSRKV
- a CDS encoding dicarboxylate/amino acid:cation symporter, with amino-acid sequence MKGKFKFSLTAQVLIGLVLGIALGFFFPKTGAQMKPLGDLFINLIKMVIAPIVFLTIVIGIANMGDMKKVGRVGAKAILYFEIVTTIALAIGLLVVNLLQPGSGLHLADLKKGDISQYTKAAAETDWVQFFLHIVPSNAFDAFAKGDLLQVLLFSCLFGVALSLLGERGKSVVQFFEKCLEVFFNIVNIVMKLSPLGAFAAISYTIGKFGITALIPLGKLMICVYAAMILFVMVVLGSIAKMYRFSLWNLIKYLKEEIFIVVGTSSSESVLPRMMDKLEQYGCSKPVVGMVLPTGYSFNLDGTSIYLSMAVIFIAQVYNVHLDLMQQLTIMAVLMLTSKGAAAVTGGGFVTLAATLSATHFVPVEGLALLLGVDRFMSEARALINLIGNGVATVVVSKMEKDFDETKFAQQKPVHEKDRAFST
- a CDS encoding DctP family TRAP transporter solute-binding subunit, with protein sequence MKNKILSVISIFALTFLTACTPKAIDYEQVSEKEKIVIRFSHVVGEDTPKGQAARLFAKLLKERTNGKVEVQVFSNGSLYKDTEELNALAEGHVQMVAPAISKLTDLIPELGVFDLPYLYPDLNGYHQVLDGTAGKSIAERLKKNHMILLGIWDNGLKQFTNNVKPIRAPEDLAGLTMRIMPSTVLDHQFKMLQVRPVPINFNDVYLALEEGKINGQENTISNIYTKRFYQVQRYMTLSNHGYLGYLVIMNESFWNRLPSDIQKDITDTMRDVTKWERDEAVKIEQEQLKEINKCSCIQIVQLNEAEKERWKQFYQPLYQEMKQKFGPGIFEEFGL